The following proteins are encoded in a genomic region of Deltaproteobacteria bacterium:
- a CDS encoding pyruvate synthase subunit beta — protein METALDTFEKFDPQHLPEFEPLAPGHRACQGCGEVLALRLAAKALGREMIVVSATGCMEIISSAYPQTAWRVPWLHVAFENAAAVASGVEAALRIMKGKGKITRDDIPILAVAGDGGTADIGLQALSGAWERGHNFIYLCLDNEAYMNTGIQRSSLTPYGAATTTSPPGKLSIGEGHFKKDLPAIAVAHKIPYVATVNPAYYLDLMNKVKKAALIQGPAYLHAFSPCPTGWRHEGRYAVKIARLAVQTRVFPLYEVINGKYFLNRKVTKPKPVREYLKLQRRFAHLTEEDIEIIQENVNNEYDRLLRLSEEVDLETKLTTSFQQYLDQLKQQMDEAYKKLREEFQHT, from the coding sequence ATGGAAACCGCACTGGATACTTTTGAGAAATTTGATCCGCAGCACTTGCCGGAGTTTGAGCCGCTGGCCCCGGGACACCGAGCCTGTCAGGGTTGCGGCGAAGTGTTGGCCCTCAGATTGGCGGCCAAGGCGTTGGGGCGGGAAATGATAGTGGTCAGCGCTACCGGCTGTATGGAAATCATCTCCTCGGCCTATCCCCAGACCGCCTGGCGGGTCCCCTGGCTGCATGTGGCCTTTGAGAACGCCGCGGCGGTGGCAAGTGGGGTTGAGGCAGCACTGCGCATCATGAAGGGAAAAGGCAAGATCACCCGGGATGATATTCCCATCCTGGCCGTGGCCGGGGACGGCGGCACCGCCGATATCGGCCTCCAGGCCCTGTCCGGGGCATGGGAACGCGGCCATAACTTTATCTATCTCTGTCTAGATAACGAAGCCTACATGAATACCGGTATTCAGCGTTCCAGCCTGACCCCCTACGGCGCCGCTACCACCACTTCACCTCCTGGTAAATTATCGATTGGCGAAGGCCATTTCAAAAAAGATCTGCCGGCTATTGCCGTGGCCCACAAAATCCCTTACGTCGCCACCGTCAATCCGGCCTACTATCTCGACCTGATGAACAAGGTGAAAAAGGCCGCGCTGATCCAGGGACCGGCGTATCTCCATGCCTTTTCTCCCTGTCCCACCGGGTGGCGACACGAGGGCCGCTATGCCGTGAAAATCGCCCGCCTGGCGGTTCAGACCCGGGTGTTCCCGTTATACGAAGTAATCAACGGCAAGTACTTCTTGAATCGCAAGGTCACCAAGCCCAAGCCGGTGCGGGAATACCTGAAGCTGCAAAGACGCTTTGCGCATCTGACCGAAGAGGACATTGAGATCATCCAGGAAAACGTCAATAATGAATATGACCGTCTTCTGAGACTGAGCGAGGAGGTTGATCTCGAAACCAAACTTACTACCAGTTTCCAGCAATACCTCGATCAACTCAAGCAGCAGATGGATGAGGCCTATAAGAAACTGCGGGAGGAATTTCAACATACCTGA
- a CDS encoding GAF domain-containing protein: MTTKERLYLLSFQEISRAVSSTLSVHEVMELIVNKMTEVMNLKGCTIRLVNPRTNTLELMASTGISEKYLHKGPVDMDKSVAEALSGRPVAIYDATSDPRMQYPQEAKEEGIATLVAIPILVKGQVIGVMRLLTSEPREFTMDEVEFACAVAELGGQAIINAQMYEARLKELELLKALQQVSKAINSTLEVQKILHLLVKTATTALDIKAAAVRLLDEKRRRMELVASYGLSDRYINKGPVEADKSIAEAMTGKAVSMYDVSSDPRAQYPQACAEEGISSILSVPISLKGNVIGVLRIYSSEPRDYSEDEITFISSLAEQAALALENARMYQKLKGEHEEIMSDLYRFTGFTRSI, encoded by the coding sequence ATGACCACCAAAGAAAGGCTTTACCTGTTAAGTTTTCAGGAGATCAGCCGGGCCGTCAGTTCCACCCTGTCGGTGCACGAGGTCATGGAGTTGATCGTCAACAAGATGACCGAGGTGATGAATCTCAAGGGTTGCACCATCCGCCTGGTCAACCCCCGGACCAACACCCTGGAATTGATGGCTTCTACCGGCATCAGTGAAAAATACCTGCATAAAGGGCCGGTGGATATGGATAAGAGTGTCGCCGAGGCCTTAAGCGGCCGCCCGGTGGCGATTTATGATGCTACTAGCGATCCCCGCATGCAGTACCCTCAGGAGGCCAAAGAGGAAGGCATCGCCACCCTGGTGGCCATTCCCATTCTGGTAAAAGGCCAGGTTATCGGGGTCATGCGGCTGCTGACCTCAGAGCCCCGGGAATTTACCATGGATGAAGTGGAATTTGCCTGCGCGGTGGCCGAACTGGGGGGTCAGGCGATCATTAACGCCCAGATGTACGAAGCTCGTCTCAAAGAACTGGAGTTGCTGAAAGCCCTGCAACAGGTCTCCAAGGCCATTAATTCCACCCTGGAAGTGCAGAAGATCCTCCATCTCTTAGTTAAGACTGCGACTACCGCCCTGGATATCAAGGCCGCGGCGGTGCGGCTCTTGGATGAAAAACGCCGCCGGATGGAGCTGGTCGCCAGTTACGGTCTGAGCGACCGCTATATCAACAAGGGCCCGGTTGAAGCCGATAAATCGATTGCCGAGGCCATGACCGGCAAAGCAGTGTCTATGTATGACGTCTCTTCCGATCCCCGGGCCCAGTATCCTCAGGCCTGCGCCGAGGAAGGCATCAGCTCCATCCTTTCAGTCCCGATCAGCCTGAAGGGTAATGTTATCGGAGTGTTGCGCATTTATAGCAGCGAACCCCGGGATTATTCCGAAGATGAAATTACCTTCATTTCTTCCCTGGCCGAGCAAGCCGCCCTGGCCTTGGAGAACGCCCGCATGTATCAGAAACTTAAAGGCGAACACGAGGAGATCATGAGCGATCTCTATCGCTTTACCGGTTTTACCCGCAGTATTTAG
- a CDS encoding carotenoid 1,2-hydratase, whose product MGALIAALILVLGWVALAAGGDFKMALPGRPFQFPQDHAAHPDFKTEWWYYTGHLEAIDGGERFGYELTFFRVGLKKPDPEARSAWALHTLYFAHLALTDINRGTFFYKEKVGRGALGMSGAATDRYRVWINDWQVKLHGQIHQLQARSPELTLALSLSPEKPLVVHGADNISQKAEGAGFASHYYSFTRLATQGQLTYHGRTIPVRGESWMDHEFSSSHLKDYQVGWDWFALQLADGQEIMLYLLRHRDGGVDPHSSGTLVDAQGRGRHLKLADFQVRTTATWQSRHSGARYPAGWQIAIPQSGYKLKITPTVADQELVTTLSTRITYWEGSVRVIGTRFGQPVSGQGYVELTGYATPLGGKF is encoded by the coding sequence ATGGGCGCCTTGATCGCCGCGCTAATTCTGGTCCTAGGCTGGGTGGCCCTGGCTGCTGGGGGCGATTTTAAGATGGCCTTGCCGGGGCGGCCCTTTCAATTTCCCCAAGATCACGCCGCGCATCCTGATTTTAAGACTGAGTGGTGGTATTACACCGGTCATCTGGAAGCCATTGATGGTGGCGAACGGTTCGGTTACGAGCTGACCTTTTTCCGGGTGGGTTTGAAGAAACCGGATCCTGAGGCCCGCTCCGCCTGGGCATTGCACACGCTTTATTTTGCCCATCTGGCCCTGACCGATATTAACCGGGGAACTTTTTTTTATAAGGAAAAGGTGGGCCGGGGGGCGCTGGGCATGTCGGGGGCGGCTACCGACCGCTACCGGGTGTGGATCAATGATTGGCAGGTCAAACTCCACGGTCAGATTCACCAACTACAGGCCCGATCGCCGGAATTAACCCTGGCGCTGTCGCTCAGCCCGGAAAAGCCTTTAGTGGTGCACGGCGCCGACAATATCAGCCAGAAGGCCGAAGGAGCCGGGTTTGCCAGCCACTATTATTCCTTTACCCGTCTGGCCACCCAGGGCCAATTGACTTATCATGGCCGCACTATTCCGGTCCGGGGTGAGAGCTGGATGGATCATGAGTTCAGCAGCAGCCATCTGAAAGACTACCAGGTGGGTTGGGACTGGTTCGCCCTGCAACTCGCGGACGGGCAGGAGATTATGCTATATCTGCTGCGCCACCGGGACGGAGGTGTTGATCCCCATTCTTCCGGGACCCTGGTCGATGCCCAGGGTCGCGGCCGCCATCTGAAATTGGCGGATTTTCAGGTCCGAACCACGGCTACCTGGCAATCCCGGCATTCCGGGGCCCGCTACCCGGCGGGCTGGCAGATTGCCATTCCACAGTCGGGCTACAAACTGAAAATCACTCCCACGGTCGCCGACCAGGAACTGGTGACCACTCTGAGCACCCGGATCACTTACTGGGAGGGAAGCGTCCGGGTCATCGGCACCAGATTCGGCCAACCGGTGAGCGGCCAGGGCTATGTCGAACTTACCGGCTATGCCACGCCCCTAGGGGGAAAATTCTAG
- a CDS encoding complex I NDUFA9 subunit family protein — protein sequence MLVLVTGGSGFVGNQVVAELLARGHRVRCLLRRGSEKKLKALNQVEVAPGDVTHPDTLPPAVKDCDAVIHLVGIIREFPGRGVTFEKLHQDATQHVVEAAQAAGVQRYLHMSALGARPAPADPYHVTNYRADEYVQGSGLTYTIFRPSVIYGPEDQSINLFVRQIKTHRIVPIIGDGRYQMQPVPVWTMAQAFALALEKPATENRIYDVGGPEPLTFNEVINTLGQVLHRWVFKVHLPVGMMHWLAGYLGRFAWFPLTPGQIRMLLEGSTCDPTAFYQDFGLEPISFKEGLDRYLS from the coding sequence ATGCTGGTTCTGGTCACCGGTGGCAGCGGATTTGTCGGCAATCAGGTGGTCGCCGAATTATTGGCCCGGGGGCACCGGGTCCGGTGTCTGCTGCGCCGAGGCTCCGAGAAAAAATTAAAAGCGCTCAATCAGGTAGAGGTAGCCCCGGGCGACGTTACCCACCCCGACACCTTGCCGCCCGCGGTCAAAGACTGTGATGCGGTTATCCATTTGGTGGGAATCATCCGGGAATTTCCCGGACGCGGGGTGACCTTTGAAAAGCTCCACCAGGACGCCACCCAGCACGTGGTGGAGGCCGCCCAGGCCGCGGGAGTACAGCGCTATCTGCACATGAGCGCCCTGGGAGCTCGCCCCGCTCCTGCTGATCCTTACCATGTCACCAACTACCGGGCCGATGAATATGTCCAAGGTTCGGGCCTGACCTATACCATTTTCCGGCCATCGGTGATTTACGGCCCAGAGGACCAGTCGATCAATCTGTTTGTCCGCCAGATCAAGACCCATCGGATCGTGCCGATCATCGGCGATGGCCGCTATCAGATGCAGCCGGTGCCGGTGTGGACCATGGCCCAAGCCTTTGCCCTGGCCCTGGAAAAGCCTGCCACCGAAAACCGCATCTATGACGTCGGCGGCCCGGAACCGCTGACTTTCAATGAAGTCATCAATACCCTGGGCCAGGTATTACACCGCTGGGTCTTCAAGGTGCACCTGCCGGTGGGGATGATGCACTGGCTGGCCGGTTATTTGGGCCGCTTTGCCTGGTTCCCGCTGACCCCCGGCCAGATTCGCATGCTCTTGGAAGGCAGCACCTGCGACCCGACCGCCTTCTACCAGGACTTCGGCCTTGAACCGATCTCTTTCAAGGAGGGCTTGGATCGTTATCTGAGCTGA
- a CDS encoding holo-ACP synthase produces the protein MIYGIGVDLVKISRLAATVTRFGDRFLKRVFTPQEIAYCQARARPKSNLALRFAAKEAFSKALGVGLRQNGIRWREVEVVPAPSGRPDLRIYGRAAELCQQAGIRAMLVTLSDEGEYGVAVVVLET, from the coding sequence ATGATCTACGGTATCGGGGTTGATCTGGTCAAAATCTCGCGTCTGGCCGCCACCGTGACCCGATTTGGGGACCGTTTTCTGAAACGGGTCTTCACCCCCCAAGAAATCGCCTACTGCCAGGCACGGGCTAGACCGAAGAGCAATCTGGCGCTGCGTTTTGCGGCCAAAGAGGCCTTTTCCAAAGCCCTGGGGGTGGGTCTGCGGCAGAATGGCATTCGCTGGCGGGAGGTAGAGGTGGTGCCAGCCCCTTCCGGGCGACCGGATTTGCGGATCTACGGCCGAGCCGCTGAGCTCTGCCAGCAGGCCGGTATCCGGGCGATGCTGGTTACCCTGAGCGACGAGGGCGAGTACGGGGTGGCGGTGGTGGTGCTGGAAACCTGA